The Bacteroidota bacterium DNA segment AGTATCGGTACGTCCAAAGCCATCGTTGAAGAAATTAAAGCAACCTTATTGCGCCACCTAAACAGATAATGACGCCAATTTTATGAGCTGCCGATTGAATTTGCCTATTGCATGGCGATGGTCGAAATTCTGTTGTTGTATTCACGAGTTTCGAATATCCCTTGACTGCTGAAAAGTTACAGCTCATATACTGGATCTCAACGGGCTTGCTTTGCGCCGTTCTCCTGTGGAGCGCATACACCTATTTCTTTCAGGAAGCTGCCATTGCTGGCATTAAAGCGCTTGGTTTTCCCGATTTTTTCCGTATCCAGCTCGCTATTCTAAAATTATTGGCTATCGCTGCACTGTTGCTACCTGTTGTGCCGATGTACATGAAAGAATGGGCATATGCAGGAGTGGGATTATTTTTTCTCACTGCGATTGTGGCCCACATTGCGCATCGAGATGGGGTGGGTATTACTGGTCTATTGCTTGTGTTTTTTGCTTTACTTATTGCGTCGCACGTAACGCTGCACCGGCTTCAAACGAGCTAGATTACGAGAATTACTGGACTACTTGATCTGCGTATAAACGTAACTCCAGCATCAGAGCTGCGGTAAGTATCTAAATAAACCCCGCTTAGCTATGACCATCATGCACATGTTGTGCAAACTACCCCTGCTATGAGATTCCCAATTATACCATTATTCCTGACCTTTTTGTTCATTTCTGCTTGTACCCAGCCAGCTGAGCAAGTTGCAGTGACAGAAGACGTCACAAATTTTTGGAAAGCATATGATCAAATTACAGCAGTAAGCGATAGTG contains these protein-coding regions:
- a CDS encoding DoxX family protein, with product MTAEKLQLIYWISTGLLCAVLLWSAYTYFFQEAAIAGIKALGFPDFFRIQLAILKLLAIAALLLPVVPMYMKEWAYAGVGLFFLTAIVAHIAHRDGVGITGLLLVFFALLIASHVTLHRLQTS